One window from the genome of Cryobacterium sp. GrIS_2_6 encodes:
- a CDS encoding FAD-dependent oxidoreductase → MGDTTAAPRLGTLIIGNCQAGVQLASTLRELGDTDPITLVGEEPHAPYQRPPLSKAFLKGEATADSLAFRTHDFYREHSIDLVPRERIFRIIRNADGGVATAESGRTFAFARLALTTGAVPRTIPFEGSELEGVSYLRTATEATVLEQQLREARNVVVVGGGFIGLEVAAGARAAGKNVTVLEAAPRLVGRAVSEQTSEFYLQAHRRRGIRVVLNAQVVRFVGEHDRVTGVELGPRDGDGSGEIVAADVVLIGVGVVPRTELAVQLGIEVENGIVVDARALASDGLTVAAGDCANMPNPSIGDFGVGRIRLESVQNAVEQAKVAAATLLGLPAEHRTVPWFWSDQADLKLQIAGLSGGHDRVVLRGEPDSEKFSVLYYRDGRLIAADCINSPLDFMAVKNALHRGLSVPADVATDTTVPLKKLFVAVETADAGRAVAAPVAVDLAPPAVPVPAGSPAA, encoded by the coding sequence ATGGGCGACACGACCGCAGCACCCCGGCTGGGCACCCTCATCATCGGCAACTGCCAGGCCGGGGTGCAGCTCGCCTCGACCCTGCGCGAACTCGGCGACACCGACCCGATCACCCTCGTCGGCGAGGAGCCCCACGCCCCGTACCAGCGGCCGCCGCTCTCCAAGGCGTTCCTCAAGGGCGAGGCGACCGCTGACTCCCTGGCCTTCCGCACCCACGATTTCTACCGCGAGCATTCCATCGACCTCGTGCCGCGGGAGCGGATCTTCCGCATCATCCGGAACGCGGACGGCGGCGTCGCGACGGCAGAGTCCGGCCGCACCTTCGCATTCGCCCGGCTCGCTCTCACCACCGGAGCCGTACCGCGGACGATCCCGTTCGAGGGCTCCGAGCTCGAGGGCGTCAGCTACCTGCGCACCGCGACGGAAGCGACCGTGCTCGAGCAGCAACTGCGGGAGGCGCGGAACGTCGTAGTCGTCGGCGGCGGCTTCATCGGCCTCGAGGTCGCAGCGGGGGCCAGGGCCGCCGGCAAGAACGTCACCGTGCTCGAGGCGGCTCCCCGCCTCGTCGGGAGGGCGGTCTCCGAGCAGACCAGCGAGTTCTACCTTCAGGCGCACCGGCGCCGCGGCATCCGCGTGGTGCTGAACGCGCAGGTCGTGCGGTTCGTCGGCGAGCACGACCGGGTCACCGGCGTCGAGCTCGGTCCGCGCGACGGCGACGGCTCCGGCGAGATCGTGGCGGCGGACGTCGTGCTGATCGGCGTCGGGGTCGTGCCGCGCACCGAGCTCGCCGTGCAACTGGGCATCGAGGTCGAGAACGGCATCGTGGTGGACGCCAGGGCCCTCGCCTCCGACGGACTCACCGTGGCCGCCGGGGACTGCGCGAACATGCCGAACCCGTCGATCGGGGACTTCGGTGTCGGCCGCATCCGCCTCGAAAGCGTGCAGAACGCGGTCGAGCAGGCCAAGGTGGCCGCGGCCACCCTGCTCGGACTCCCCGCAGAGCACCGGACGGTGCCGTGGTTCTGGTCGGACCAGGCCGACCTCAAACTGCAGATCGCCGGGCTGAGCGGCGGGCACGACCGGGTCGTTCTGCGCGGCGAGCCGGACTCGGAGAAGTTCTCGGTGCTCTACTACCGGGATGGCCGGCTCATCGCCGCTGACTGCATCAACAGCCCGCTCGACTTCATGGCCGTGAAGAACGCCCTCCACAGGGGCCTCTCGGTGCCGGCGGATGTCGCGACCGACACCACCGTTCCGCTCAAGAAACTCTTCGTGGCCGTCGAGACGGCGGATGCCGGGCGTGCGGTGGCTGCGCCGGTGGCCGTTGACCTTGCTCCCCCTGCAGTCCCCGTTCCCGCCGGCAGTCCGGCCGCTTAG
- a CDS encoding SDR family oxidoreductase, producing the protein MPEHGAAGVSQRTVLITGAAGGLGRAFALGFAAQGDRVVVADVNLEGARETVALVEEAGGTALALPVDVTDLASVTRLAADAAGWVPEALPGASAPGAVTLAHAGVIDVVINNAAIYATVTRAPFTELDPDEWDRVMAVNLKGPWLVTRACTPYLPDGGKVINLSSATVMSGSTQWAHYVASKGGVIALTRVLAKELGDRNVTVNAIAPGFTLTEASYGLIAGAESYGVDRGSLKRACEPEDIVGTALFLAAPGSAYITGQTLVVDGGRQFL; encoded by the coding sequence ATGCCTGAGCACGGCGCGGCCGGGGTCTCGCAGAGGACGGTGCTGATCACCGGCGCCGCCGGCGGCCTGGGCCGTGCCTTCGCCCTGGGCTTCGCTGCCCAGGGCGACCGGGTGGTCGTCGCCGACGTCAACCTCGAAGGCGCGCGGGAGACCGTCGCTCTCGTCGAGGAGGCCGGCGGAACCGCCCTCGCCCTCCCGGTCGACGTCACCGACCTCGCCTCGGTCACCCGGCTGGCCGCGGATGCCGCCGGCTGGGTCCCCGAGGCCCTGCCCGGCGCATCCGCCCCCGGCGCGGTGACACTGGCCCACGCCGGCGTGATCGACGTCGTCATCAACAACGCCGCGATCTACGCCACCGTGACCCGTGCCCCCTTCACCGAACTCGACCCCGACGAGTGGGACCGGGTGATGGCCGTCAATCTCAAGGGGCCGTGGCTCGTCACCCGGGCCTGCACGCCATACCTGCCGGACGGCGGAAAGGTGATCAACCTCTCCTCCGCCACGGTGATGAGCGGATCGACCCAGTGGGCCCACTACGTGGCCTCGAAGGGCGGCGTCATAGCGCTGACCCGGGTGCTCGCCAAGGAACTCGGCGACCGCAACGTGACGGTCAACGCGATCGCTCCCGGCTTCACCCTGACCGAGGCCAGCTACGGGCTCATCGCGGGCGCGGAGAGCTACGGCGTCGACCGCGGCTCGCTCAAGCGGGCCTGCGAACCGGAGGACATCGTCGGGACCGCCCTGTTCCTCGCCGCACCCGGCAGCGCATACATCACCGGCCAGACCCTCGTGGTCGACGGCGGCCGGCAGTTCCTCTGA
- a CDS encoding cytochrome P450 — MNAQPVTAQPATTHPAAAQPAPGQPEAAQPAAGQCPVDHRALAAAASGHHGYSPFDMNDPFPAYAELRDEQPVMFDERIGYYVVSRYADVKAVFDNWVTFSSENAQAPVRPRGAAATKIMDDGGFTAYSGLSARVPPEHTRMRTIVQQEFSPRRYKALEPTIRENTARLLTQMLAHPDARGDFLKDVAVDIPTITILGLLGVGPEMVPTYKKWSDSRAAMTWGDLSDEEQIPHAHNLVDYWTECRRLVSAAHEAIDAGTAGTDLVTDLVRAQLAGGEISDHEIASVCYSLLFAGHETTTTLISNTIRMLLCNPGEWQKLVEDPKRAAGAIDETLRYSPSIVGWRRKALVDTEIAGTPIPKGANILLLMGSANRDPSVFEEPEVFDIERANARTHLSFGFGIHYCLGNMLAKLQDKIVVEETIRAVPGLRIVDPEAIVFGENLSFRAPTSVPVTWEANA, encoded by the coding sequence GTGAACGCTCAGCCCGTGACGGCACAGCCCGCCACCACGCACCCGGCCGCAGCCCAGCCGGCCCCCGGCCAGCCCGAAGCGGCCCAGCCCGCAGCAGGGCAGTGCCCCGTCGACCACCGCGCGCTCGCCGCGGCCGCCAGCGGCCACCACGGCTATTCCCCGTTCGACATGAACGACCCGTTCCCGGCATACGCCGAGCTTCGCGACGAGCAGCCCGTCATGTTCGACGAGCGCATCGGCTACTACGTCGTCTCCCGCTACGCGGACGTCAAGGCCGTCTTCGACAACTGGGTCACCTTCAGCAGCGAGAACGCCCAGGCCCCCGTGCGGCCGCGCGGAGCCGCCGCGACGAAGATCATGGACGACGGCGGCTTCACCGCATACTCCGGCCTCTCGGCCCGTGTTCCTCCAGAGCACACCCGGATGCGCACGATCGTGCAGCAGGAGTTCAGCCCACGCCGGTACAAGGCCCTCGAGCCGACCATCCGCGAGAACACCGCACGGCTCCTCACGCAGATGCTCGCGCATCCGGATGCCCGGGGCGATTTCCTGAAGGACGTCGCCGTCGACATCCCCACGATCACGATCCTCGGCCTGCTCGGCGTCGGGCCGGAGATGGTCCCGACCTACAAGAAATGGTCGGACTCGCGGGCCGCGATGACCTGGGGAGACCTGAGCGACGAGGAGCAGATCCCGCACGCGCACAACCTCGTCGACTACTGGACCGAATGCCGGCGCCTGGTCTCCGCCGCCCACGAGGCCATCGACGCCGGAACTGCCGGAACCGACCTCGTCACCGACCTCGTGCGCGCCCAGCTGGCCGGCGGCGAGATCTCCGACCACGAGATCGCGTCGGTCTGCTACAGCCTGCTCTTCGCCGGCCACGAGACCACGACGACGCTCATCTCCAACACGATCCGGATGCTGCTCTGCAACCCCGGCGAGTGGCAGAAGCTCGTCGAGGACCCCAAACGCGCCGCAGGGGCGATCGACGAGACGCTGCGCTACAGCCCCTCGATCGTCGGCTGGCGGCGCAAGGCCCTCGTCGACACCGAGATCGCCGGCACCCCGATACCGAAGGGCGCGAACATCCTGCTGCTGATGGGATCGGCCAACCGGGACCCCAGCGTCTTCGAGGAGCCCGAGGTCTTCGACATCGAACGGGCCAACGCCCGCACCCACCTCTCCTTCGGCTTCGGCATCCACTACTGCCTCGGCAACATGCTCGCCAAGCTGCAGGACAAGATCGTCGTCGAAGAGACCATCCGGGCCGTCCCCGGCCTGAGGATCGTCGATCCCGAAGCGATCGTCTTCGGAGAAAACCTGTCGTTCAGGGCGCCGACGTCGGTTCCCGTCACCTGGGAGGCCAACGCCTGA
- a CDS encoding aldehyde dehydrogenase family protein: MTGQTTDAAPTSAATATAAWLAQPARFPAMLPYRHTDDLFIDGAWRAASGTGRTTVTNPATEAEWGSVPVASAADVDLALAAARRAFARAGAGADGWRGLAPSVRAGYLERLAGEIEKRAVAISHTNTWENGSPVAETGRAASNAAAIFRYFAGLAGYVETPDVRPFPDGSAETIVRQDPVGVCALIAPWNFPINLVVAKLAPALMAGCTVVIKPASPTPLSIRFIADAVAAAGIPAGVVNIVTGDSAVGDALVRHPGVDKVAFTGSTPVGRRIAAACGELLRPVTLELGGKSSALVLPDVDLTAMQQVLIRSCMRNTGQTCYISTRILAPAGRYDELVDMVTATIQAAQQGDPMDPDTVFGPAATRAQRETVRGYIRSGIAEGARATTGGDVPSGFDRGFFVKPTVFADVTPGMRIAREEIFGPVLSILRYDTLDEAIGIANNTAFGLGGTVFGADADAAFDAAARMDTGSVGLGFFASNHNAPFAGRHDSGLGAEFGREGLHAYLRPQSVHRRIR; this comes from the coding sequence ATGACAGGGCAGACGACCGACGCGGCACCGACGTCGGCGGCCACGGCCACGGCCGCCTGGCTCGCCCAGCCGGCGAGGTTCCCGGCCATGCTGCCCTATCGGCACACCGACGACCTCTTCATCGACGGCGCCTGGCGTGCGGCGAGCGGAACCGGTCGAACCACCGTGACCAACCCGGCGACGGAAGCGGAGTGGGGCAGCGTGCCGGTGGCGTCCGCCGCCGACGTCGACCTCGCCCTCGCGGCCGCCCGCCGCGCGTTCGCGCGTGCGGGCGCAGGCGCTGACGGATGGCGCGGGCTGGCCCCCTCAGTGCGCGCCGGCTACCTGGAACGCCTGGCCGGCGAGATCGAGAAGCGGGCGGTGGCGATCTCGCACACCAACACGTGGGAGAACGGCTCGCCAGTCGCAGAGACCGGGCGCGCGGCTTCGAATGCTGCAGCGATCTTCCGCTACTTCGCCGGACTGGCCGGCTACGTGGAGACCCCCGACGTGCGCCCGTTCCCCGACGGATCCGCCGAAACCATCGTGCGGCAGGACCCGGTCGGCGTCTGCGCGCTCATCGCGCCGTGGAACTTCCCGATCAACCTCGTCGTGGCGAAGCTCGCGCCGGCGCTGATGGCCGGGTGCACCGTCGTGATCAAGCCGGCATCGCCGACGCCGCTGTCGATCCGATTCATCGCGGATGCCGTGGCAGCGGCAGGCATCCCGGCGGGCGTCGTGAACATCGTCACGGGGGACAGCGCCGTCGGCGACGCCCTCGTGCGGCACCCCGGCGTCGACAAGGTCGCCTTCACCGGCTCGACCCCGGTCGGGCGGCGAATCGCCGCGGCGTGCGGCGAGCTGCTGCGGCCGGTCACCCTCGAACTCGGCGGCAAGTCCTCCGCGCTCGTTCTGCCGGACGTCGACCTCACGGCGATGCAGCAGGTCCTGATTCGCAGCTGCATGCGCAACACCGGGCAGACCTGTTACATCTCCACGCGCATCCTCGCGCCGGCCGGTCGCTACGACGAACTCGTCGACATGGTCACGGCCACGATCCAGGCCGCGCAGCAGGGCGATCCGATGGACCCGGACACCGTCTTCGGGCCCGCCGCGACACGGGCGCAGCGCGAAACGGTGCGCGGGTACATCCGCTCCGGCATCGCAGAGGGCGCCAGGGCGACTACGGGCGGTGACGTGCCGAGCGGCTTCGACCGCGGCTTCTTCGTGAAACCGACCGTGTTCGCCGACGTGACGCCCGGGATGCGGATCGCGCGCGAGGAGATCTTCGGGCCGGTGCTGTCGATCCTGCGCTATGACACGCTCGACGAGGCGATCGGCATCGCGAACAACACCGCGTTCGGCCTCGGCGGCACGGTGTTCGGAGCGGATGCCGACGCCGCGTTCGATGCGGCCGCCCGGATGGACACCGGTTCCGTCGGCCTTGGCTTCTTCGCGTCCAACCACAACGCACCCTTCGCCGGGCGGCACGATTCCGGCCTCGGCGCCGAGTTCGGACGCGAGGGCCTGCACGCCTACCTGCGCCCGCAGTCCGTGCACCGCCGCATCCGCTAG
- a CDS encoding IclR family transcriptional regulator, whose amino-acid sequence MAGRTTSPGQTVTSRVLSILAVFESSPSARTLSEICAESGLPQSTVHRLLGELEEWGAVQRDARGRYQIGLRLWELGQHAGRQLRDVVRPYLQDLFGLTQETAHFAIRDGADVLYIDRVYGSRRVPQASRVGGRLPMHATAVGRAILAFEAGWVRDAVLGAALVQRTPFTKADPEQLRKELDKVRGQGFAVASEEVRLGSCSLAVPVFQADGRIFGGLGIVLPTSRAHQLERNLPILLGTAERIQAGIAHLPKAALQPAARVRKPQQS is encoded by the coding sequence GTGGCAGGACGCACCACCTCACCGGGGCAGACGGTGACCTCGCGCGTGCTCAGCATCCTTGCCGTCTTCGAGTCCAGCCCGTCCGCGCGGACGCTCTCCGAGATCTGCGCCGAGAGCGGCCTGCCCCAGAGCACGGTGCACCGCCTGCTCGGCGAGCTCGAGGAATGGGGCGCCGTGCAGCGGGATGCCCGCGGCCGTTACCAGATCGGCCTCCGGCTCTGGGAACTCGGCCAGCATGCCGGACGGCAGCTGCGCGACGTCGTGCGCCCGTACCTGCAGGACCTGTTCGGCCTCACACAGGAGACCGCCCACTTCGCCATCCGCGACGGCGCGGACGTGCTCTACATCGACCGGGTCTACGGGAGCAGGAGAGTCCCGCAGGCCTCCCGGGTGGGCGGGCGGCTGCCGATGCACGCGACCGCTGTCGGCCGGGCGATCCTCGCCTTCGAGGCGGGCTGGGTGCGTGATGCAGTGCTGGGCGCGGCGCTCGTGCAGCGCACCCCGTTCACCAAGGCCGACCCGGAGCAACTCCGCAAGGAACTCGACAAGGTACGCGGCCAGGGCTTCGCCGTTGCCTCCGAGGAGGTGCGGCTCGGATCGTGCTCGCTCGCCGTGCCGGTGTTCCAGGCCGACGGGCGCATCTTCGGCGGGCTCGGGATCGTGCTGCCCACCTCGCGGGCGCACCAGCTCGAACGCAACCTGCCCATCCTGCTCGGCACGGCCGAGCGCATCCAGGCGGGGATCGCCCACCTGCCGAAGGCTGCACTGCAACCGGCGGCGCGTGTCCGCAAACCGCAGCAGTCCTGA
- a CDS encoding 2Fe-2S iron-sulfur cluster-binding protein yields the protein MPTVSYVAFDGTETIVTGFAGDSVMETAVRNGVPGIVAECGGSLSCATCHVFLCADSAGLFPPKLDLEDDMLDGTAIDREDNSRLSCQLKLTDDVSVHVQTPETQV from the coding sequence ATGCCAACCGTGAGCTACGTCGCCTTCGACGGCACAGAGACCATCGTCACCGGATTCGCGGGCGATTCCGTGATGGAGACCGCGGTGCGCAACGGCGTTCCCGGGATCGTCGCCGAGTGCGGCGGCAGCCTGTCCTGCGCGACCTGCCACGTCTTCCTCTGCGCAGACAGCGCCGGGCTGTTCCCGCCGAAGCTCGACCTCGAGGACGACATGCTCGACGGGACGGCCATCGATCGGGAGGACAATTCCCGGCTCTCCTGCCAGCTGAAACTGACCGACGACGTGTCCGTGCACGTGCAGACCCCCGAAACGCAGGTGTGA
- a CDS encoding PEP/pyruvate-binding domain-containing protein, whose product METPTPAVTATPASHAAYIQFFDAGLPPLHEQLGGKCASLVALTAAGMPVPPGFAITTAAYDAFIREAGIEKDIYEMLANLDPDDVTAVDRVSAQLRLEITSRPVPAELHATTIEAYEALQSRFESPVPVAVRSSATAEDLPDASFAGQQDTYLWLLGVKDVTEHIRACWASLYTSRAIIYRLKNKIPNEGLSMAVAVQKMVNARVAGVAITMDPTNGDRSKIVMEASYGLGELVVSGQVTPDNITVDKVMLMVVKHSIGDKHAELVPDPASKSLVEREVTAERRGRLCISDTEITAIAAIAKRAEKHFRCPQDIEWALDRDLPDGENLLLLQSRPETVFSGAASGSIPTQSAGFGIESITRSLMTQAGKA is encoded by the coding sequence ATGGAAACCCCAACCCCCGCTGTCACCGCAACACCGGCATCCCACGCCGCATACATCCAGTTCTTCGACGCCGGGCTTCCGCCGCTGCACGAGCAGCTCGGCGGCAAGTGTGCGTCCCTCGTCGCGCTCACCGCGGCCGGGATGCCGGTTCCCCCCGGCTTCGCCATCACGACGGCCGCATACGACGCGTTCATCCGCGAGGCCGGCATCGAGAAGGACATCTACGAGATGCTCGCGAACCTCGATCCCGACGACGTGACCGCCGTCGACCGGGTGTCGGCCCAGCTGCGCCTCGAGATCACCTCGCGGCCGGTGCCCGCCGAGCTGCACGCCACGACCATCGAGGCATACGAGGCACTGCAGTCGCGCTTCGAGTCCCCTGTCCCTGTCGCCGTGCGGTCCTCGGCGACGGCAGAGGACCTGCCGGATGCGAGCTTCGCCGGCCAGCAGGACACCTACCTCTGGCTCCTCGGCGTCAAAGACGTCACCGAGCACATCCGCGCGTGCTGGGCCTCGCTCTACACCTCCCGCGCCATCATCTACCGGCTGAAGAACAAGATCCCCAACGAAGGCCTCTCGATGGCCGTCGCGGTGCAGAAGATGGTCAACGCCCGGGTCGCCGGCGTCGCGATCACCATGGACCCGACCAATGGCGACCGCTCCAAGATCGTGATGGAGGCCTCGTACGGGCTCGGCGAGCTCGTCGTGTCCGGGCAGGTGACGCCGGACAACATCACCGTCGACAAGGTCATGCTCATGGTGGTGAAGCACTCGATCGGCGACAAGCACGCCGAACTCGTGCCCGACCCCGCCAGCAAGTCCCTCGTCGAACGCGAGGTCACGGCCGAGCGCCGCGGGCGCCTCTGCATCAGCGACACGGAGATCACCGCGATCGCCGCGATCGCCAAGCGGGCCGAGAAGCACTTCCGGTGCCCCCAGGACATCGAATGGGCCCTCGACCGCGACCTGCCGGACGGGGAGAACCTTTTGTTGCTGCAGTCTCGCCCCGAGACGGTGTTCTCCGGGGCGGCGTCCGGCTCGATTCCGACGCAGTCCGCCGGGTTCGGCATCGAGAGCATCACCCGCTCGCTCATGACGCAGGCCGGCAAGGCCTGA
- a CDS encoding HD domain-containing protein: protein MTLQTDQSIDTSPIAVAADGPSDLDPLWRAVETEMRTRSNDIHVPISFAFAERLCEAYPEADALVVRVAILLHDSGWARVDETKIISEGFGANWRQAQIRYEHELKGCMIAREVLPGLGYDEAFITRVTDIIDGHDTRVESYSIEDSLVRDADRLWRFTPAGIALASSWFGQTPSFYCRRLRAEILPELITAAGLEMATIELDRAEALLKIAVL, encoded by the coding sequence ATGACACTGCAGACCGACCAGTCCATCGACACCTCGCCCATCGCCGTCGCCGCGGACGGCCCGAGCGACCTCGACCCGCTCTGGCGCGCCGTCGAGACCGAGATGCGCACGCGCAGCAATGACATCCACGTGCCGATCTCCTTCGCATTCGCCGAGCGGCTCTGCGAGGCCTACCCGGAGGCCGACGCCCTCGTCGTTCGGGTGGCCATCCTGCTGCACGACAGCGGCTGGGCCAGGGTGGACGAGACCAAGATCATCTCGGAGGGCTTCGGCGCGAACTGGCGCCAGGCCCAGATCCGCTACGAGCACGAGCTCAAGGGCTGCATGATCGCGAGGGAGGTGCTGCCGGGCCTCGGCTACGACGAGGCCTTCATCACTCGGGTCACCGACATCATCGACGGCCACGACACCCGCGTCGAGTCGTACTCGATCGAGGACTCGCTCGTGCGCGACGCTGACCGGCTCTGGCGCTTCACCCCGGCCGGCATCGCCCTGGCCTCGAGCTGGTTCGGCCAGACGCCGTCGTTCTACTGCAGGCGCCTGCGGGCCGAGATCCTGCCGGAGCTCATCACCGCTGCCGGACTCGAGATGGCAACGATCGAACTCGACCGGGCAGAGGCGCTGCTGAAGATCGCGGTGCTCTGA
- a CDS encoding PEP-utilizing enzyme, which translates to MTEKSFPSPYDQKPAAAAEGWKDLYAYNLVFQENRREVEEAKFWFCDSQHWPTVTKPFETIGFEFAVSCLGQYNSRHLLIPPANGIEFRIHNGYVFMSPVGVPETEIAARVPEFMARAGHYFQNWDGLLAKWQGKIRGTIDELGALSFDALPDAVPLEDVTSGKGTGPNDTLLGNFDKLVSLTYRAWQYHFEFLNLGYVAYLDFFSFCKEVFPGIPDQAVAKMVQGVDMELFRPDDELKKLAKLAVELGVDGHFGDTENPEETLAAISAAAGGAEWLAAWTEAQDPWFNFTVGNGFYAHDKYWMDHLELPLGYIADYIVRVQNGVGIDRPVAELVAERDRITEEYSELLSPEQLAAFQGKLGLARQVYPYVENHNFYIEHWTMGVFWRKARQLSKMLSEAGFWPEANDMFYLRRDEVRETLFDYVTGWAVGAPAIGPDYWPAEVARRRVIVDALSEERPQPALNTPPAVITEPFTLMLWGITSDQIKNWLGDSDAPEGEFRGMAASSGVAEGPARVIRSSDQLSEVQEGDILVAPVTAPSWGPIFGKIRATVTDIGGMMSHAAIVCREYGMPAVTGTGTASAQIRTGQWLRVDGNNGTVTIVTDHDADQDVAGPAHEHEHEHEHEHDLALVPAAAAQLDAVLAESSHA; encoded by the coding sequence ATGACAGAGAAGTCATTCCCCAGCCCGTACGACCAGAAGCCCGCGGCCGCCGCAGAAGGCTGGAAGGACCTCTACGCCTACAACCTGGTCTTCCAGGAGAACCGGCGTGAGGTCGAGGAGGCCAAATTCTGGTTCTGCGACAGCCAGCACTGGCCGACGGTGACCAAGCCCTTCGAAACCATCGGCTTCGAGTTCGCCGTCTCCTGCCTCGGCCAGTACAACTCCCGCCACCTGCTCATCCCGCCGGCCAACGGCATCGAGTTCCGTATCCACAACGGCTACGTGTTCATGTCGCCCGTCGGCGTCCCCGAGACGGAGATCGCCGCCCGGGTTCCCGAGTTCATGGCACGCGCCGGTCACTACTTCCAGAACTGGGACGGACTGCTCGCGAAGTGGCAGGGCAAGATCCGCGGAACGATCGACGAGCTGGGCGCGCTGTCCTTCGATGCGCTGCCGGACGCTGTTCCCCTCGAAGACGTCACGAGCGGAAAGGGCACCGGCCCGAACGACACGCTCCTCGGCAACTTCGACAAGCTCGTCTCCCTCACGTACCGGGCCTGGCAGTACCACTTCGAGTTCCTCAACCTCGGCTACGTTGCCTACCTCGACTTCTTCAGCTTCTGCAAGGAGGTCTTCCCCGGTATCCCGGACCAGGCCGTCGCGAAGATGGTGCAGGGCGTCGACATGGAACTCTTCCGACCGGATGACGAACTCAAGAAGCTCGCCAAGCTCGCCGTCGAACTCGGCGTCGACGGTCACTTCGGCGACACCGAGAACCCGGAGGAGACCCTCGCCGCGATCAGCGCGGCCGCAGGCGGAGCGGAGTGGCTCGCGGCCTGGACCGAGGCACAGGATCCCTGGTTCAACTTCACTGTCGGCAACGGCTTCTACGCCCACGACAAGTACTGGATGGACCACCTCGAGCTACCGCTCGGCTACATCGCCGACTACATCGTGCGCGTGCAGAACGGTGTCGGCATCGACCGTCCCGTCGCAGAACTCGTCGCCGAGCGGGACCGCATCACCGAGGAGTACTCCGAACTGCTCAGCCCCGAACAGCTCGCCGCATTCCAGGGCAAGCTCGGCCTCGCGCGGCAGGTCTACCCCTACGTGGAGAACCACAACTTCTACATCGAGCACTGGACCATGGGCGTCTTCTGGCGGAAGGCCCGCCAGCTCTCGAAGATGCTCTCCGAGGCCGGGTTCTGGCCGGAGGCGAACGACATGTTCTACCTCCGCCGCGACGAGGTGCGCGAGACGCTCTTCGACTACGTCACCGGTTGGGCCGTCGGGGCTCCCGCGATCGGCCCGGACTACTGGCCGGCCGAGGTCGCCCGGCGCAGGGTCATCGTCGACGCGCTCTCCGAGGAGCGCCCGCAGCCGGCGCTGAACACGCCGCCCGCGGTGATCACTGAGCCCTTCACCCTGATGCTCTGGGGCATCACGAGCGACCAGATCAAGAACTGGCTCGGCGACTCCGACGCGCCGGAAGGCGAGTTCCGCGGAATGGCCGCCTCGAGCGGCGTCGCTGAGGGCCCGGCCAGGGTCATCCGCAGCTCCGACCAGCTCTCCGAGGTGCAGGAGGGCGACATCCTCGTCGCTCCCGTCACGGCGCCGTCGTGGGGCCCGATCTTCGGGAAGATCCGCGCGACCGTCACCGACATCGGCGGCATGATGAGCCACGCGGCCATCGTCTGCCGTGAGTACGGCATGCCGGCCGTCACCGGAACCGGAACCGCATCCGCCCAGATCAGGACGGGACAGTGGCTGCGGGTCGACGGCAACAACGGGACCGTGACGATCGTGACTGATCACGACGCCGATCAGGACGTGGCAGGCCCGGCCCACGAGCACGAGCACGAGCACGAGCACGAGCACGACCTCGCCCTGGTCCCTGCCGCGGCCGCCCAGCTCGACGCCGTCCTCGCCGAGAGCAGCCATGCCTGA